The Frankiales bacterium genome contains a region encoding:
- a CDS encoding bifunctional methylenetetrahydrofolate dehydrogenase/methenyltetrahydrofolate cyclohydrolase has product MTATLLDGKATASAIKAELAARVAKLRENGVTPGLGTVLVGDDPGSRSYVAGKHRDCAEVGITSHRVDLPADATQEQVDAAIAELNADPTCTGYIVQLPLPKGLDESRALEAIDPAKDADGLHPTNLGRLVLGIEAPLPCTPRGIVELLRRYDVPIAGAEVAVIGRGVTVGRPLGLLLTRRSENATVTLCHTGTRDLAAHTRRADIVVAAAGVAHLVTADMVKPGAAVLDVGITRTDAGLVGDVHPDVREVAGHLAPMPGGTGPMTRAMLLLNVVEAAERAATAGGA; this is encoded by the coding sequence GTGACGGCCACCCTCCTCGACGGCAAGGCGACCGCGTCCGCGATCAAGGCCGAGCTCGCCGCCCGCGTCGCCAAGCTGCGCGAGAACGGGGTCACCCCGGGGCTGGGCACGGTGCTCGTGGGCGACGACCCGGGCAGCCGCTCCTACGTCGCCGGCAAGCACCGCGACTGCGCCGAGGTGGGCATCACCTCGCACCGTGTCGACCTCCCGGCCGACGCCACCCAGGAGCAGGTCGACGCCGCCATCGCCGAGCTCAACGCCGATCCCACGTGCACCGGCTACATCGTGCAGCTGCCGCTGCCGAAGGGCCTGGACGAGAGCCGGGCGCTGGAGGCCATCGACCCGGCCAAGGACGCCGACGGCCTGCACCCCACGAACCTCGGCCGGCTGGTGCTCGGCATCGAGGCGCCGCTGCCCTGCACGCCTCGCGGCATCGTCGAGCTGCTGCGCCGCTACGACGTCCCGATCGCGGGGGCCGAGGTCGCCGTCATCGGGCGCGGGGTCACCGTGGGCCGCCCGCTCGGGCTGCTGCTCACCCGGCGCAGCGAGAACGCCACCGTGACGCTGTGCCACACCGGCACCCGCGACCTCGCCGCGCACACCCGCCGGGCCGACATCGTCGTCGCCGCGGCGGGCGTGGCGCACCTGGTCACCGCGGACATGGTCAAGCCGGGGGCGGCGGTGCTCGACGTCGGCATCACGCGCACCGACGCCGGTCTCGTCGGCGACGTGCACCCCGACGTCCGCGAGGTCGCCGGGCACCTCGCGCCGATGCCCGGCGGCACCGGC
- a CDS encoding DUF3291 domain-containing protein, with translation MAHLAQLNIAHLAHDLDHPDLAPFVASLEPVNAMADAAPGFVWRLQEENGNATDVRPWGPTIIVNLSTWTDVESLREYVYSGAHVEVLRQRRAFFTPVPVDTLVLWWVPEGHRPSLVEAKERLDHLRAHGPTAHAFTLRVPFGADAAPAPAAEHA, from the coding sequence ATGGCCCACCTCGCGCAGCTCAACATCGCGCACCTCGCCCACGACCTCGACCACCCGGACCTCGCGCCGTTCGTCGCCAGCCTCGAGCCGGTCAACGCGATGGCCGACGCCGCCCCCGGCTTCGTGTGGCGGCTCCAGGAGGAGAACGGCAACGCCACCGACGTCCGGCCGTGGGGCCCGACGATCATCGTGAACCTCAGCACGTGGACCGACGTCGAGTCGCTGCGCGAGTACGTCTACTCCGGCGCCCACGTGGAGGTGCTGCGGCAGCGGCGCGCGTTCTTCACCCCCGTGCCCGTCGACACCCTCGTGCTCTGGTGGGTGCCGGAGGGGCACCGGCCCAGCCTCGTGGAGGCGAAGGAGCGCCTCGACCACCTGCGAGCGCACGGGCCGACGGCGCACGCGTTCACCCTGCGCGTCCCGTTCGGGGCGGACGCCGCGCCGGCGCCCGCCGCCGAGCACGCGTGA
- a CDS encoding EamA-like transporter family protein, producing the protein MAPWRPRTPSSRSPTASRCCSRRGCAPWCSPGARCATPRSSPPRRPPASRCTSPERAISSTDGPATAPTGAGGTEPHHHPPLWALSLAFGIGLLVVAQSRSTGELAVTIGDGLLAATLSFIAGLLILGVIALLRPVTREALAHRLPAELRARRLRWWHLLGGLGGATLVAGQGIAVPLLGVAMFTVLTVAGTTGTSLGVDRAGIGPGRARPVTARRVVAAVGATVAVAIAVSGRASSGQLVVSAAVLSLVAGAAVAVQPALNGQVAARTGDPFTATVVNFTVGLAALLVAVGVEHLLGHAWTTPPWPWQAPLLWLGGPIGVVFIASASALVEPLGVLLFGLLNISGQLVGSLVSDLLFPTAGTVVGWPVVVGVVLTGLSVAVAAMPPRGARRRSVQPG; encoded by the coding sequence GTGGCGCCGTGGCGGCCTCGGACGCCTTCTTCCCGTTCCCCGACGGCCTCGAGGTGCTGCTCGAGGCGGGGGTGCGCGCCGTGGTGCAGCCCGGGGGCTCGGTGCGCGACGCCGAGGTCGTCGCCGCCGCGCAGGCCGCCGGCGTCACGATGTACCTCACCGGAACGCGCCATTTCTTCCACTGACGGCCCGGCGACGGCCCCCACGGGGGCCGGCGGTACGGAGCCCCACCACCATCCGCCGCTCTGGGCGCTCTCGCTCGCCTTCGGCATCGGGCTGCTCGTCGTCGCCCAGAGCCGCAGCACCGGCGAGCTCGCGGTCACCATCGGCGACGGGCTCCTGGCCGCGACGCTGTCGTTCATCGCCGGCCTGCTCATCCTCGGTGTCATCGCGCTGCTGCGCCCGGTCACGCGCGAGGCGCTCGCGCACCGGCTCCCGGCCGAGCTGCGCGCGCGCCGGCTGCGCTGGTGGCACCTGCTCGGCGGGCTCGGCGGGGCGACCCTCGTCGCCGGCCAGGGCATCGCCGTCCCGCTGCTGGGCGTCGCGATGTTCACCGTGCTGACCGTGGCCGGGACCACGGGCACCTCGCTGGGCGTCGACCGCGCCGGGATCGGACCCGGCCGCGCCCGGCCGGTCACCGCGCGGCGCGTGGTGGCCGCCGTCGGCGCGACGGTGGCCGTGGCGATCGCGGTCTCCGGCCGGGCCTCGAGCGGTCAGCTCGTCGTGTCCGCCGCGGTCCTCTCCCTCGTGGCCGGGGCGGCCGTCGCGGTGCAGCCGGCGCTCAACGGGCAGGTCGCCGCCCGCACCGGCGACCCGTTCACCGCCACGGTCGTCAACTTCACCGTCGGCCTGGCGGCGCTGCTCGTCGCGGTCGGCGTCGAGCACCTCCTCGGGCACGCCTGGACCACGCCCCCCTGGCCGTGGCAGGCGCCGCTGCTGTGGCTGGGCGGCCCCATCGGCGTCGTGTTCATCGCGAGCGCCTCCGCCCTGGTCGAGCCCCTGGGCGTGCTGCTCTTCGGACTTCTCAACATCAGCGGGCAGCTCGTCGGGTCGCTCGTGTCGGACCTGCTGTTCCCCACCGCGGGCACCGTGGTGGGGTGGCCGGTCGTGGTGGGCGTGGTGCTCACCGGCCTGTCCGTCGCGGTGGCCGCCATGCCGCCGAGAGGCGCGCGGCGCCGGTCCGTCCAGCCGGGCTGA
- the purH gene encoding bifunctional phosphoribosylaminoimidazolecarboxamide formyltransferase/IMP cyclohydrolase, whose protein sequence is MSTRPVRRALVSVYDKTGLDELARGLHEAGVEIVSTGSTAARIASLGVPVTQVADLTGFPECLDGRVKTLHPKVHAGILADLRLDEHRRQLEDLGIAPFELVVVNLYPFVETVASGSTPDECIEQIDIGGPTMVRAAAKNHPSVAVVTSPSSYDEVLAAVRSGGFTLEQRQALAVAAFVHTASYDVAVASYLGNVVSPTDGGTGFPAWIGATWERAEVLRYGENPHQRAALYVTAGTPRPGLAQAEQLQGKEMSYNNYVDADAARRAAYDFAEPAVAVIKHANPCGIAIGADVAEAHRKAHDTDPVSAYGGVIAANRPVTAQLAAQVADVFTEVIVAPGFDEDALALLSAKKNLRLLVAPDVPAGEGIEIRPVSGGVLLQTVDRVDAPGDDPASWTLACGEPADDATLRDLRFAWTAVRSVKSNAILLAKDGAAVGVGMGQVNRVDSCRLAVSRAGEERARGAVAASDAFFPFPDGLEVLLEAGVRAVVQPGGSVRDAEVVAAAQAAGVTMYLTGTRHFFH, encoded by the coding sequence GTGAGCACCCGACCCGTCCGTCGCGCCCTCGTGTCGGTCTACGACAAGACCGGCCTCGACGAGCTCGCCCGCGGCCTGCACGAGGCCGGCGTCGAGATCGTGTCCACCGGGTCCACCGCCGCCCGCATCGCCTCGCTCGGGGTGCCGGTGACGCAGGTGGCCGACCTCACCGGCTTCCCGGAGTGCCTCGACGGCCGGGTGAAGACGCTGCACCCCAAGGTGCACGCCGGGATCCTGGCCGACCTCCGCCTCGACGAGCACCGCCGTCAGCTCGAGGACCTCGGCATCGCGCCGTTCGAGCTCGTCGTCGTCAACCTCTACCCGTTCGTCGAGACCGTCGCCTCCGGCTCCACGCCGGACGAGTGCATCGAGCAGATCGACATCGGCGGCCCCACCATGGTGCGCGCCGCGGCGAAGAACCACCCCAGCGTCGCCGTGGTCACCTCGCCGTCGTCGTACGACGAGGTCCTCGCCGCGGTGCGCTCGGGCGGCTTCACCCTCGAGCAGCGGCAGGCCCTCGCCGTCGCGGCGTTCGTGCACACGGCGAGCTACGACGTCGCGGTGGCGTCCTACCTCGGCAACGTGGTGTCGCCCACCGACGGCGGCACCGGCTTCCCGGCGTGGATCGGCGCCACCTGGGAGCGCGCCGAGGTGCTGCGCTACGGCGAGAACCCGCACCAGCGGGCGGCCCTCTACGTCACGGCCGGCACGCCCCGCCCGGGCCTGGCCCAGGCCGAGCAGCTCCAGGGCAAGGAGATGTCCTACAACAACTACGTCGACGCCGACGCCGCACGCCGGGCGGCGTACGACTTCGCCGAGCCCGCCGTGGCGGTCATCAAGCACGCCAACCCGTGCGGGATCGCCATCGGGGCCGACGTCGCCGAGGCGCACCGCAAGGCGCACGACACCGACCCGGTGTCCGCCTACGGCGGGGTCATCGCCGCCAACCGCCCCGTGACGGCGCAGCTGGCCGCGCAGGTCGCCGACGTGTTCACCGAGGTGATCGTCGCCCCGGGCTTCGACGAGGACGCCCTCGCCCTGCTGTCGGCCAAGAAGAACCTGCGCCTGCTCGTGGCGCCCGACGTCCCCGCCGGCGAGGGCATCGAGATCCGGCCGGTGTCCGGCGGCGTCCTGCTGCAGACCGTCGACCGCGTGGACGCGCCCGGCGACGACCCCGCGAGCTGGACGCTGGCCTGCGGCGAGCCGGCCGACGACGCGACCCTGCGCGACCTGCGGTTCGCCTGGACCGCCGTCCGCTCGGTGAAGAGCAACGCGATCCTGCTCGCGAAGGACGGCGCGGCGGTCGGGGTCGGCATGGGGCAGGTCAACCGCGTGGACTCCTGCCGCCTGGCCGTCTCGCGCGCCGGCGAGGAGCGTGCCCGTGGCGCCGTGGCGGCCTCGGACGCCTTCTTCCCGTTCCCCGACGGCCTCGAGGTGCTGCTCGAGGCGGGGGTGCGCGCCGTGGTGCAGCCCGGGGGCTCGGTGCGCGACGCCGAGGTCGTCGCCGCCGCGCAGGCCGCCGGCGTCACGATGTACCTCACCGGAACGCGCCATTTCTTCCACTGA
- a CDS encoding phosphoribosylglycinamide formyltransferase — MPDPARARLRLVVLVSGEGTNLQALLDACASPDYPAEVVAVGADRDGILALERARRAGVPTFVLRVSDFASRAEWDAAFAEATAAHDPGLVVSAGFMKLAGPAFLERFAGRYVNTHPALLPSFPGMHGAADALAHGVKVTGCTLFVVDAGVDTGPILAQAAVEVRDDDDVESLHERIKTAERALLVDVVGRMARDGWTVTGRKATIP; from the coding sequence GTGCCCGATCCCGCCCGCGCGCGGCTGCGCCTCGTGGTGCTCGTGTCGGGCGAGGGGACCAACCTGCAGGCGCTGCTCGACGCGTGCGCCTCGCCCGACTACCCCGCCGAGGTCGTGGCCGTGGGCGCCGACCGCGACGGGATCCTCGCGCTCGAGCGGGCCCGCCGTGCCGGGGTGCCCACCTTCGTGCTGCGCGTCTCGGACTTCGCCTCCCGCGCCGAGTGGGACGCCGCGTTCGCGGAGGCCACGGCGGCGCACGACCCCGGGCTCGTCGTGTCGGCCGGCTTCATGAAGCTCGCGGGCCCGGCGTTCCTGGAGCGGTTCGCCGGCCGGTACGTCAACACGCACCCCGCCCTGCTCCCGTCGTTCCCCGGGATGCATGGCGCCGCGGACGCGCTCGCGCACGGCGTCAAGGTGACCGGCTGCACGCTGTTCGTCGTCGACGCCGGCGTCGACACCGGCCCGATCCTCGCGCAGGCCGCGGTCGAGGTCCGCGACGACGACGACGTCGAGTCCCTCCACGAGCGCATCAAGACGGCGGAGCGCGCGCTCCTCGTCGACGTCGTGGGCCGCATGGCCCGCGACGGCTGGACCGTCACCGGCAGGAAGGCCACCATCCCGTGA
- a CDS encoding alpha-hydroxy-acid oxidizing protein, with product MTAYDELESRARSVLPPDVFGFLDSGAGEGRTLAEQEAAWAAVRLRPRVLRDVSTVSTATAVLGTPVAAPVLVAPSAAHALCDPDGEVATASGTRGAGSLLVLSMRASARLEDVAAAAGSFWQQIYVLGDRGISDDVARRAAEAGATALVLTVDTPMIARKMHGFASAMPRTGIVAELDDRNWSDARYHQAPDLVPADIGRLAAASGLPVVVKGVLRGDEAARAVDAGAAGVIVSTHGGRQLDGVVPVPVALAEVVDAVGDRVEVYADGGVRTGSDVLRALALGARAVLLGRPVLWALATGGAEGVRELLADLTRDVHEALALAGCTGCGDVGPDIVTRPA from the coding sequence ATGACGGCCTACGACGAGCTCGAGTCACGCGCGCGCAGCGTCCTGCCGCCCGACGTGTTCGGGTTCCTCGACAGCGGGGCGGGGGAGGGGCGCACGCTGGCCGAGCAGGAGGCTGCATGGGCCGCGGTGCGTCTGCGGCCGCGGGTGCTGCGCGACGTCAGCACGGTGAGCACCGCCACCGCCGTGCTCGGCACCCCCGTCGCGGCGCCGGTGCTCGTGGCGCCGTCCGCGGCGCACGCGCTGTGCGACCCGGACGGCGAGGTGGCCACGGCGTCGGGCACCCGCGGCGCGGGCAGCCTGCTGGTGCTCTCGATGCGGGCCAGCGCCCGGCTCGAGGACGTCGCGGCCGCGGCGGGATCGTTCTGGCAGCAGATCTACGTGCTCGGCGACCGCGGCATCTCCGACGACGTCGCGCGGCGCGCGGCCGAGGCCGGCGCTACGGCTCTCGTCCTCACCGTGGACACCCCGATGATCGCCCGCAAGATGCACGGCTTCGCCTCGGCCATGCCGCGCACCGGGATCGTGGCCGAGCTCGACGACCGCAACTGGTCCGACGCCCGCTACCACCAGGCGCCGGACCTCGTGCCCGCCGACATCGGCCGGCTCGCGGCCGCGTCCGGGCTGCCCGTCGTGGTCAAGGGGGTCCTGCGGGGCGACGAGGCGGCGCGGGCGGTCGACGCGGGGGCGGCCGGCGTCATCGTCTCGACCCACGGCGGCCGCCAGCTCGACGGCGTGGTGCCGGTGCCGGTCGCGCTCGCCGAGGTGGTCGACGCCGTGGGCGACCGCGTGGAGGTCTACGCCGACGGCGGGGTGCGCACCGGGTCGGACGTGCTGCGCGCGCTCGCGCTCGGCGCCCGGGCCGTGCTGCTCGGCCGTCCGGTGCTCTGGGCGCTGGCCACCGGAGGCGCCGAGGGCGTGCGCGAGCTGCTCGCGGACCTGACCCGCGACGTGCACGAGGCGCTCGCCCTGGCCGGCTGCACCGGCTGCGGCGACGTGGGCCCCGACATCGTCACCCGCCCCGCCTGA
- the sucB gene encoding 2-oxoglutarate dehydrogenase, E2 component, dihydrolipoamide succinyltransferase, whose product MPQLGETVAEGTVTRWLKKVGDLVADQEPLLEISTDKVDTEVPSPAAGTLLEIVVGEDSTVSVGAVLAVIGSAGAATGGGGTPAAAEADDAPSAPGSPPSPAPAPEQPAARTSGPAVADRVEGAPRHVHSPRVRRLAREHGIALDAVAGTGPHGRVTPVDVERAAAAAPGMAAAPAPGPAAAPARPATPSVPLGAGDRREPMSRLRSVVAERMMTSLHTSAQLTSVVEVDVTRVVELRREVAADLRDRLGVRLTLTAFFAKAAVEALRAHPVLNSSIEPDGATVVTRAGVHLGVAVDTDKGLMVPVVRDAQDLNVLGLSRRIEDVAARTRGGTIGPDELAGGTFTLTNTGSRGALWDTPILVPGQVGILGTGAVVERPVVVRRPDGERVIAIRSMAHLALTYDHRLVDGADAARFLTTIKERLEAGRFETEIA is encoded by the coding sequence ATGCCGCAGCTGGGGGAGACGGTGGCCGAGGGCACCGTCACCCGCTGGCTGAAGAAGGTGGGCGACCTCGTCGCCGACCAGGAGCCGCTGCTGGAGATCTCCACGGACAAGGTCGACACCGAGGTGCCCTCGCCCGCGGCGGGCACGCTCCTCGAGATCGTCGTCGGCGAGGACTCGACGGTGTCCGTGGGCGCCGTGCTCGCGGTGATCGGGTCCGCCGGCGCCGCGACGGGCGGCGGGGGCACCCCCGCGGCCGCGGAGGCCGACGACGCTCCCTCCGCGCCCGGGTCCCCGCCGTCCCCCGCGCCGGCGCCGGAGCAACCGGCCGCGCGCACCAGCGGGCCGGCCGTCGCCGACCGCGTGGAGGGCGCGCCGCGCCACGTGCACTCGCCGCGGGTGCGCCGGCTCGCGCGCGAGCACGGGATCGCCCTCGACGCCGTCGCGGGCACCGGGCCGCACGGACGCGTCACACCGGTCGACGTCGAGCGTGCCGCCGCGGCCGCGCCCGGGATGGCGGCGGCACCTGCTCCGGGCCCGGCGGCGGCTCCAGCACGGCCCGCCACGCCGTCGGTGCCGCTCGGCGCCGGCGACCGGCGCGAGCCCATGTCGCGCCTGCGCAGCGTCGTCGCGGAGCGGATGATGACGTCGCTGCACACGTCGGCGCAGCTGACGAGCGTCGTCGAGGTCGACGTCACCCGCGTGGTGGAGCTGCGCCGCGAGGTCGCCGCGGACCTGCGCGACCGGCTGGGCGTGCGACTCACGCTGACGGCCTTCTTCGCCAAGGCCGCGGTCGAGGCGCTGCGCGCGCACCCGGTGCTCAACTCCTCGATCGAGCCGGACGGCGCGACCGTGGTGACCCGCGCCGGCGTGCACCTCGGTGTCGCCGTCGACACGGACAAGGGGCTCATGGTGCCCGTGGTCCGGGACGCGCAGGACCTCAACGTCCTCGGGCTCTCGCGCCGCATCGAGGACGTGGCCGCCCGCACCCGGGGCGGCACGATCGGCCCGGACGAGCTGGCGGGCGGGACCTTCACGCTCACCAACACCGGCAGCCGCGGCGCGCTGTGGGACACCCCGATCCTCGTCCCCGGTCAGGTCGGGATCCTCGGCACCGGCGCCGTCGTCGAGCGTCCGGTGGTGGTCCGCAGGCCCGACGGCGAGCGCGTCATCGCCATCCGGTCGATGGCCCATCTGGCGCTGACCTACGACCACCGCCTCGTCGACGGGGCCGACGCGGCACGATTCCTCACCACGATCAAGGAGCGGCTCGAGGCGGGCCGCTTCGAGACCGAGATCGCCTGA
- a CDS encoding alpha-ketoacid dehydrogenase subunit beta — translation MAELTYRDAVARGIAQEMRRDENVVLIGEDVAGAGGVFKTTVGLLDEFGPKRVIDTPIAEQAILGAAMGAAMTGLRPVAEIMFSDFFAVCWDIVVNEIAKTRYMTNGQVTVPLVIKTGNGGGLRFGAQHSQSIENWAMAVPGLKVVTPSTPEDVVGLMAASIRCDDPVLFFEHKGLYATKAEVPDGDVVDSLGVAKVRRAGSDATILALGMMVPRALAAAEQLAARGIDAEVIDVRSLVPLDTTTILGSVSRTGRLFTVEENPRLLGWGAEIASLAVDECFWDLDGPVQRITTPHVPLPSADSLEDLVMPSADSVAATVEKALQP, via the coding sequence ATGGCGGAGCTGACCTACCGCGACGCGGTCGCACGCGGCATCGCGCAGGAGATGCGCCGCGACGAGAACGTGGTCCTCATCGGCGAGGACGTCGCCGGGGCCGGCGGGGTGTTCAAGACCACCGTCGGGCTGCTCGACGAGTTCGGCCCGAAGCGGGTGATCGACACCCCCATCGCCGAGCAGGCGATCCTGGGCGCCGCGATGGGCGCGGCAATGACCGGGCTGCGCCCGGTCGCCGAGATCATGTTCAGCGACTTCTTCGCCGTGTGCTGGGACATCGTGGTCAACGAGATCGCCAAGACCCGGTACATGACCAACGGCCAGGTGACCGTCCCCCTGGTCATCAAGACGGGCAACGGCGGCGGCCTGCGCTTCGGCGCCCAGCACTCGCAGTCGATCGAGAACTGGGCGATGGCCGTGCCGGGGCTCAAGGTGGTGACGCCGTCCACCCCGGAGGACGTCGTCGGGCTCATGGCGGCGTCGATCCGGTGCGACGACCCCGTGCTCTTCTTCGAGCACAAGGGCCTGTACGCGACGAAGGCCGAGGTGCCCGACGGCGACGTCGTCGACTCGCTGGGCGTGGCGAAGGTGCGCCGTGCCGGCTCCGACGCGACGATCCTCGCGCTCGGGATGATGGTGCCGCGGGCCCTCGCCGCGGCCGAGCAGCTGGCGGCGCGCGGCATCGACGCCGAGGTGATCGACGTCCGCTCCCTGGTGCCGCTGGACACGACGACGATCCTGGGCTCGGTCTCGCGGACGGGCCGGCTGTTCACGGTCGAGGAGAACCCGAGGCTGCTGGGCTGGGGCGCGGAGATCGCCTCGCTCGCGGTCGACGAGTGCTTCTGGGACCTCGACGGCCCGGTCCAGCGCATCACCACCCCGCACGTGCCGCTGCCCTCGGCCGACTCGCTCGAGGACCTGGTGATGCCTTCCGCCGACAGCGTGGCGGCGACGGTGGAGAAGGCCCTGCAGCCGTGA
- a CDS encoding pyruvate dehydrogenase (acetyl-transferring) E1 component subunit alpha produces the protein MRLPLSDHRYGEHGVVLPPEAQDRHDDADIDLDLRLAMYRKLQEMRLFEKRAYDLFMRQLVKGTSHLSLGMEAISAGFGAAMRKDDYTFATYRGHAHTLARGVPMTPVLAELLGRSNGLMAGKGGSMHLTSVEHGMMGSYAIIGAHMTIANGAAWSAQYRGSGQVAVCFFGDGTTNIGAFHEALNYAAVYQLPIVFVCENNLYMEYTSIADITAVTHPAADRAPAYGLEPIVIDGNDVDEVYLTARSAIERARGGGGPSLVEALTYRHGGHSRADPGKYRPDAEVEAWKAYDPITIYRGRLLRIGVEESTLDRLDEEVLGAVELATEEAIAGDLPAPESAFTDVWADGGSSWRS, from the coding sequence ATGAGGCTCCCGCTGTCCGACCATCGCTACGGCGAGCACGGTGTCGTCCTCCCGCCCGAGGCACAGGACCGGCACGACGACGCGGACATCGACCTCGACCTGCGCCTGGCGATGTACCGCAAGCTGCAGGAGATGCGGCTGTTCGAGAAGCGCGCCTACGACCTGTTCATGCGCCAGCTGGTGAAGGGGACCAGCCACCTCTCGCTGGGCATGGAGGCGATCTCGGCCGGGTTCGGCGCCGCGATGCGCAAGGACGACTACACCTTCGCCACCTATCGCGGACACGCGCACACCCTGGCGCGCGGCGTGCCCATGACGCCGGTGCTCGCCGAGCTGCTGGGGCGCTCGAACGGCCTCATGGCCGGCAAGGGCGGCTCCATGCACCTCACCAGCGTCGAGCACGGGATGATGGGGTCCTACGCCATCATCGGCGCGCACATGACCATCGCGAACGGTGCTGCGTGGTCCGCGCAGTACCGCGGCTCCGGCCAGGTGGCGGTGTGCTTCTTCGGGGACGGCACCACCAACATCGGCGCGTTCCACGAGGCGCTCAACTACGCCGCCGTCTATCAGCTGCCGATCGTGTTCGTCTGCGAGAACAACCTGTACATGGAGTACACGTCGATCGCCGACATCACCGCGGTCACGCATCCGGCGGCCGACCGCGCCCCGGCGTACGGGCTCGAGCCGATCGTGATCGACGGCAACGACGTCGACGAGGTGTACCTGACCGCGCGGTCGGCGATCGAGCGGGCCCGCGGCGGTGGCGGCCCCTCCCTGGTGGAGGCGCTCACCTACCGGCACGGCGGCCACTCGCGCGCCGACCCGGGCAAGTACCGGCCCGATGCCGAGGTGGAGGCGTGGAAGGCGTACGACCCCATCACGATCTACCGGGGCCGCCTGCTGCGGATCGGCGTCGAGGAGAGCACCCTCGACCGGCTCGACGAGGAGGTCCTCGGCGCGGTCGAGCTCGCGACAGAGGAGGCGATCGCCGGCGACCTGCCCGCACCCGAGAGCGCCTTCACCGACGTGTGGGCCGATGGGGGTTCGTCATGGCGGAGCTGA
- a CDS encoding M24 family metallopeptidase produces the protein MVSPTYGTNQVDWEHRLDMGRLRIERLARLKAELERSDLGALLTFDFHNIRYMTSTHIGTWAMDKMIRFALLPRGGDPVLWDFGSAARHHQLQAEWLDEPHAEAGRGQHYGNRAGISTLRGTIGPGARRAEDVANKIVEVLRDFGLEHQPVGVDVIEPDVLLALQAAGVPVVDGQQCFLAARRIKTADEIGLLTQAASMVDAAYEELYEFLRPGVRENECVGLVAKTLYDLGSEHVEGVNAISGERCSPHPHVYSDRLIRPGDPAFFDILHSFMGYRTCYYRTFAVGSASRAQRDAYVVCRELMDTAIAAVKPGATTADIVSLWPTAQEFGFADEEAAFALQYGHGVGLSIWERPIFSRYTSFDAPETLEEGMVFALETYWPASDGWGAARIEEELVVTATGCEVITKFPAEELLVAGKRYYTTGGYLPAVRDSQSHLNTELGSGSGATA, from the coding sequence ATGGTTTCCCCCACCTACGGCACCAACCAGGTCGACTGGGAGCACCGGCTCGACATGGGCCGCCTCCGGATCGAGCGGTTGGCCCGCCTCAAGGCGGAGCTCGAGAGGTCGGACCTTGGTGCGCTCCTCACCTTCGACTTCCACAACATCCGGTACATGACATCGACCCACATCGGCACGTGGGCGATGGACAAGATGATTCGCTTCGCCCTGCTGCCGCGCGGCGGCGACCCGGTCCTGTGGGACTTCGGATCGGCTGCCCGGCACCACCAGCTGCAGGCAGAGTGGCTCGATGAACCGCATGCCGAGGCAGGCCGCGGTCAGCACTACGGCAACCGAGCCGGCATCTCGACCCTTCGCGGCACGATAGGCCCCGGCGCGAGGCGCGCCGAGGACGTCGCCAACAAGATCGTCGAGGTGCTGCGTGACTTCGGGCTGGAGCACCAGCCTGTCGGTGTCGACGTCATCGAGCCCGACGTCCTGCTCGCGCTCCAAGCGGCCGGCGTGCCGGTGGTGGACGGCCAGCAGTGCTTCCTGGCGGCCCGTCGCATCAAGACCGCGGACGAGATCGGGCTGCTGACGCAGGCAGCATCGATGGTCGATGCCGCCTACGAGGAGCTGTACGAGTTCCTGCGACCAGGGGTCCGCGAGAACGAGTGCGTAGGGCTTGTCGCGAAGACGCTGTACGACCTGGGTTCGGAGCATGTCGAGGGTGTCAACGCCATCTCGGGGGAGCGCTGTTCACCCCACCCCCATGTGTACTCGGACCGGCTCATCCGACCCGGCGACCCCGCGTTCTTCGACATCCTGCACAGCTTCATGGGTTACCGGACCTGCTACTACCGCACGTTCGCCGTCGGGTCCGCGTCACGGGCGCAGCGGGACGCCTACGTCGTCTGCCGGGAGCTCATGGACACGGCGATCGCGGCGGTGAAGCCGGGGGCGACGACGGCGGACATCGTCTCGCTGTGGCCCACGGCGCAGGAGTTCGGCTTCGCCGACGAGGAGGCGGCGTTCGCGCTGCAGTACGGGCACGGCGTCGGACTGTCGATCTGGGAGCGCCCGATCTTCTCGCGCTACACCTCGTTCGACGCCCCCGAGACCCTCGAGGAAGGCATGGTCTTCGCTCTCGAGACCTACTGGCCGGCCAGCGACGGCTGGGGCGCGGCACGTATCGAGGAGGAGCTGGTCGTGACCGCGACCGGCTGCGAGGTCATCACGAAGTTCCCCGCGGAGGAGCTGCTGGTGGCGGGCAAGCGCTATTACACGACGGGTGGCTACCTTCCGGCGGTGCGCGACAGCCAGTCCCACCTCAACACCGAGCTCGGGTCCGGCTCCGGAGCCACCGCATGA